CATGAGGAGGCCTGAGCTCTCAGATCTTCCCCAAAACCTAATCAGGCCTCTCACCAGTGTGTTGGAGGCCACTCCTGGCCATCATTTCCAACTGTTTACCTCAACTTGGCACCTTGTAGGGGGCTAAAAGGGTGAGGGGAGGTGTTTTTCGCCTATGCTTGAAGAGGACTGTCCTCAAACTTGAAGTGATAGGGAACTCTTCACCGGGGTAGgatttgatgttttgtttttagccaTGTTTGTCTATGACAAGGTCAACTTCTAATTCCAATTTGTACCCTTGTCTCAtttctacattaaaaacaaaaaacaatcatcCGTCATAAAAGTTCAGagtaagctgggtgtggtggcacgtgcctatagtcccagctacttgggaagctaaggcaggagggtcacttgagcccaggaaagtgcaagtccagcctgggcaacagagcaaaaccttgtcttttaaaaaagaaaaaaaagagagttcaGAGTAGATAAAAGAGTTGTTATTCTAAGAAAATAGACTACCGAAAGAGAAAgactttaataatattaaaaataggcaaGGTAATACTTTTCATAGTATAGTAAGATTTGCCTAATACCATCttatttctttgattaaaaaTTACTTAGCTTTAGCATGCGTGTACATTCAAACTACAAAATTAAAGCATGAGTTATCGTAATTTTGCAGAATTCTATGAGCGAAGCCCCTAAATGAATTGTGCAGGGGAGGGAGTTTGTAAATAGCCGACTACAGACATTCACCTTGGGTCATCTTTAAAAAGCTGGAGTCTGCTTTTGGAGGCTTCTCGGAGGCGAGTTGGACTTTGGACTGAAGTCCTATAGTTCCATTCCTTTTTCTGAGGTGTTATGAGTGGGGCTATAACATCGCCATCCTattagaaggagagagaaaaacagagaacagagaaaagccAGTTTCCATCATCTTATTTGTGAGTGAAAGTCTCAGGTGCGCACATCCTCATCTTGCATATAGATTGCTTCTAGATGTCCTCACTCCAGGGAAACTCCAAATTACCTATGCCCTGTGGTTGGGACCAATTAGAAACACTACAGTCTTATGCAGGAAGAGCCTTCATGAAAACAGACACTGGCCTCTGCAGAGATGACGGGAAGCAGCATACCACTGTCCACCTCTATGGCCTCCTTCACACACCTTCATGGAGCACAAACCCTGTCCTGTTTGCCCAGGAGAAAGACAGGATGCACTGAACCCTTAGGTTCTCTCTCGCCTGGTCCCCTCTGTAATAAATGGCCCAGGTCTACAAGATGGcaaagaaggggagaaaagacAGTATGTACCTgcagaattaaaatttttctctgtATCAAAGCTCTAACGTTGGCCCCATCAGCATAGGCTCCAGCCAAAGGACCTCCTCCACCCAAAATAAGGGAGAGATCCAAAGGGAGGTGATACAATGACCTGAAACCACAGAGGTAAGAAGAAGCAAGGCCTCCTAATACTCGACTCTATGCTAACTGTTCTGAACTTGTGTGTAGATCCTCTTTGGTTACGAGAGGATGCAGGATCTTGGAGAGCTTCTGTTGTATCAGGAATACAATGCTGGTAGGAGGATTCGTGCTCCTCATCTGCCTGTTTGCTCTCAGATCCATTCTTCACTCCTCCTCTCCCTACTCTGTTTCACTGGAGCCACTCCGGTAAATTACATCTCTCAGCTCCCATGCCTGCTGATTTCCAGTTAGGTTTGGTCTCTCTGGTGGGAGACGAGGTGAGAAGAGGGCAGAGAAATCAGGTTATTTCTCTCCCTACCTCCTCTGGCATGAGCGGCAGTGGCAGTGACTCTTTTGTGGTTCTAGCTTCTGCAGGTGGCCCCAGCTCCGGGACTCCCACCTGCTCCCTTGGTCTCTCCTATCCTAGAGGTGGTAGCAGCTTCCTGCTTTTGAATCACCATCCTCTGTACTCATTTAGCTCTGCCAGAACTTTTGTATCTCATCCCCCATGTTAAATTTCTTCTGTTGAACCACACTGGATCTGACTTGATAGAAccattaaaaacagtattttaaaaatttatcattattatgtttttgagatggaatcttgctctgtcacccatgctggagtgcagtggcacgatttcagctcactgcaacctccacctccagggttcaagcgattctcccgcctcagcctcccaagtagctgggattacaggtgtgcaccaccatggctaatttttgtatttttagtaaatatggggtttcactatgttggccaggatggtctcgaactcctgatctcagtaaAGGCAAtcatttaggccaggcgtggtggctcacgcctgtaatcctagcactttgggaggccaaggcaggtggatcatttgaggttgggagttcaagaccagcctgggcaacacggtgagaccctgtctctactaaaaatacaaaaatcagctgggcatggtggtgcatgcctgtagtcccagctactcaggaggctgaggcaggagaatcacttcaacccaggaggcggagcttgcagtgagttgagaccataccactgcactccagcctgggcaacaaagtgagactccgtctcaaaaaaaaagtcattctatTGCTGTGATACTTGTTCTTAAAGGTCTATTTCAAAATCGacagtttttatttgtctttaaactcatctctatttcttttttttactgagatggagtcttgctctgtcgcccagactggagtgctgtggcgcaatctcggctcactgcaagctctggttcccgggttcacgccattctcctgcctcagcctcccaagaagctgggactacaggcgcccgccaccacacctggctaatttgtattttttagtagacacagggtttcaccatgttagccaggatggcctcgatctcctgacctcatgatccacccaccgcggcctcccaaagtgctgggattacaggcgtgagcccccgcacccagcctcatctctattccctccctccctcccttcctccctctcttccttccttccttccttccctccctccctcccttcttttcttttcttttcttttcttttcttttcttttcttttcttttcttttctttcttttctttctttctttgagacagcatcttgctctgtcaaccaggctggagtgtagtggtgtgatcatagctcactgcagcctcagactcctaggctcaaacaatcctcccacctcagcctcccaaagtgctaggattatagatgtgagccaccatgcctagcataTAGCCAACTTTTTTATTTCCACTCATTCTAATTTCAATTCTAgtgaattttataaatgtaaacaaatatgtCACTTtcttgcttaaaacccttcagtgCTGATGCTCCCTACTGCTCTTGGCTGACAGGACTGTGCATAAAGCCCCAGACACCTCCACACTCTATGCTCCTTCCTGAAATACACcatattctttctcatcttccgAATTCATCCTGTGGTGTCTATGCCTCAACCCCTCCCCTACTGCCACCTCCTGCTGCCAGCCCTTAACCCAGACGACTCCTCACTCAACCTTCAGGTCTCAGTTTATAAGCCCTTCTTTAAATCAGCTTTTCCTGACCAACTAAGACCAGCTAAATCCTCCTTGTTTTTCCTCCTCTAAGACTGTGTACTCACCCTACACCCAAAGTACTTACCATGCTcctataattattaatttatggagtaaaattaataattattattatccccaacTAGATTGTTATCCCCAACCTGAATGGGATCCATGGGTTATTAGGAACTCTCTATCTTACGTACTATTCCAGGCACCTAACAAGGGCATGGCAAAATACTCACTCAGTGAGTAAATGTACCAAATTTATAGTAGTTACCATGACACAGCCAAACTTTAATAGCCTCTCTTGACTCTCTGTTTCCAGCCTCTCCAAGTTCCAGTCTACCTGCAACTAGAGTTCTCAGTGATTTAGTTTCAGTGATTTAATTGCACAGTACCTAGGAGAGACATACAGCTGACCCTCTGCATCCATgggcagattcaaccaactgtagaTAGAAAATGTGAGGGGGGAGAAATGGATGCCTGTGTCTATACTAAGCATGTACAGAGTTTCTTCTTGTCAtgattccctaaacaatacagtattaacaactatttacataggaTTTACATTGTAGTAGgttttataagtaatctagagatatttaaagtataaaagagGATATGCATAGGTCATATGCAAtcactacaccattttatataagggacttgagcctCCATGGATTTTTCTATCTGTGGGGTCTGTGGGGGTCCTGGAGCCAGTTCCCCACAGATGCCAAGGGACAATTCTACTCTTATTCCCTCGGGTTTCACTCTAGTTGGAGCAGACACACATTCAGGCAGATCCTACAGAGCATGGCAACTCTTGAATATGCTCAGTGATCCCCTCCCCACTGTACGGAGAAAAGAATCTCCCAGCCAATTATCCAAGGTTCTCCATAATCCAGTCTACTCTTCCCATTTAACCTCTCCACACTTAACAGTAAGaattttctggctgggcatggcggtttccacctgtaatcccagcactttgggggaccgaggtgggtggatcacaaggtcaggagatcgagaccatcctggctaacataatgaaaccctgtctctactaaaattaaaaaatttagccaggcattgtggcacgtgcctacttgggaggctgaggcaggggaatcgcttgaacccgggaggcagaggttgcagtaagtgcagttgtcactgcagcctgggtgacaaagcaagactccatcccaaaaaagtgaatgaatgaatgaattaaaaaaaaataattttctacccTGGACAGGCAGGTCTCCTCATGGTCCCCTAAATACTCTCAGCTCATTCCAGCTTCATGCCTTTGTTTATGCTCCTCCCATTGCCAAATATACCCTTCATTCTCCCTGCTGCTCATCCAAAAAACCCTGCCTTCTAGATCAGATCCCGCCCCTTCACCAGGCTTCTCCCAGAGATCTCCCAACTCTCTGAATCCTCAGAGATCTTGCCTGGGTCATGCCGTGTGGCACTTGATAAAGCACCGACATCCTGAGCTATGCTTTCATGTCTCACCCTATACTTTGTTCCCTTTAGCACCTGACACACAGGGAGGTGTGAGGGAGAGTTCCAGACTAGGCAGTAAAGCACTGTTTCCCTGCTTGCcaattatattcattcattcagtcaataaATGCCAACTGGCCACATTGTCTGCGCAGACACCTACTATGTGTAGGTCAGTAAGAGACAATTTTAACAACATTCTCTACAGGGTTGGCAACTGTGGCTTGGTTCCTCTTCCCTCTACTCTCATTCTTGATCATTTAAATAGTTAACTAATATACAGAAGTAACCAGGTTTAGAAACATGAAGTCTATTATCAATTGTATGTTAAACAAGTTAACTACTCAGCTTTGGTAACCTCTGAAAGATGGAGACACTGAACAACTTTCCAGGGCCACTGGTGAACAACATTAGAAAGCATTATTTACATgttcacatttttatcttttattattaggACAATAATGCTAAACAGTATCCATTCCCAACTCCTGTAGGAAGAAATCACTGGCTGATGTTGGTGCATTCAGATATTTCAGCTTGTTAGGTGgagatctttttcttttgagacggagtctcagcctggcttccaggctggaggcagtggccggatctcagccggCCGTGGCTCACTGGTTCCtgccactcctgcctcagccccggcagctgggactacaggccacactCAGccttagttttttgtattttagtagagacgtatttcaccgtgttagccaggggaTATCTCCCCATCTCCCGACCTGATCCGCCTCGGCTCCCGCCTCCCAGCATTACAGGCTTATTGTCACCGCCAAgaccttttttgagacggagtctcgcctctgcagcccaggcacggtggctgatctctgctcactgtgcccggcctggttcacgcctgcctcagcctcccgagtagctgactcATAGGCCACATCAGCCTCGCTATTTTTAGGCTTTAGTAGAGACTGTTTCACCCTGTTAGCTTGgtgggatggtctcgacctccctgGATCTCGGATCCGCTTCATCtcgcctcccagtgttgggattattaTATTTTAGCCAATCGCTACCGCCTAAGACCTTCTTTTCAAAACCATAACCAAGTGACTACAACTTAAATGGGAACTTTTCAGCAGATagaattatttttggtttttacttaaaaataaaaaattgtgcaAAGTTTGTGAGTAACAGGCCACCTACCTGAGGCTTGGTGAAATTTCTGTCTGCGCACCACTGAACAAAATGTTGTTTTGCGGCATACAAACTCTTTCTGTCCATCTTCTTACAATATACTCGAATCAGCTGCTCTGCAAATTTCTCTGGCAGAAGTCGtgaaacctttttaaaatgaagagatttcACTATCACCTTGAATTCACACATTGGAGATACCAGCTGGTCCCTAGGCTcctaactatttcttttttttcgagacaaggtctccctgtcatccaggctggagtgcagtggcacaatcacagctcaccgaggccttgacctcccaggctgaagcgatcctcccacctcagcctcctaagtagctggaactacaggcattaGCTACCATgcctaagttttttattttttttatttatttttttatttttatttattttttttttttcaaactagtaacatctttattttgtcaagatatttaacaatattaaaaagtTCAGATTTCTTCATGGTCATGTCTTTTCCCAGCTTTTCAAAGATTCACTCAGTAGTAGAAACAGCCAAATGCTGCTACAACGCAGAACAAACTGTCATTCATGAAAACATCATGAGTATAGTTGTCAGTGTCAGCATCCCAGAAACAGCGAGAAGCCATGAACACTCCTTCACCTCTTTGTTCTCCAATCACTACTTGCACCACCATTTTGTATCGGTCAAATcccatttcttttaatttatctttaatgTTTTCTGATAAATGTTTTGTGAGCTGAGGCATTTCTTCTGGAGAATATTGAGCATTTGCCAGTTCCTCCTTGAGCACAGCATGGATACAGTCTTTCACCACAGAGGGCCTGAACCCGCCTCTGCTGGAAAACAGGCCGCAGAATATAGGTGTTCTCCGGCTCCGAGTTCTTCTCAGCCTCGGGCACCCCGTCGCCCACCAAGAAGGACACCCCGGTGGACGTGGCCATGGCCGGGACTTCTCGGTCCGGGCGTGGCTCGCGACGAAggccagttttttattttttatagagatggggtctcgctttgttggccaggctgatcttaagctctcggtctcaagtgatcctcccacttcagcctcccaaagcactgggattacaggtatgagctactgtgccaggcCCACTTTAATTGCAAAGATACGCCTTAAAACCTAATTTGCATATAAAATGCTAATTTACCATAAAGATTTGCTACATGCCATTACAGTATATTTGTTTTGCCTAAGTAGTTACCTGGTTTTTCGTAATCCTGATTGGTCTGTTGGGGTCAGTCTTACAATAGAAGCTAACATGATCAATTGGATTATTTTCTTGCATTCCATAATCCATGTTGATAACCTAAATAAACGCAATACATAAGTAATCATATAGCAACCAGGAGAACTGAATTCAGGGCTGTAGGAGCATAACAAGAAATGGAACagagactgggcacggtggctcaggcctgtaatcccagcattttgggagggcaaggcaggtaaatcatgaggtcaggagttcaagaccagcctggccaacatactgaaacccccgtctctactaaaaatacaaaaattaactgggcatggtggtatgcgcctgtaaccccagttactcgggagactgaggcaggagaattgcttgaacctgggaggtggaggttgcagtgagctgagatcgcaccactgcactccagcctggcaacagagtgagactgtgtcccccccccccccccccaaaaaaaagaaaagaaaaagaaatagaccaGAGTCTTCTGGGGATTCGGAAGTAAGAATGTTGATAAGGTGACTCATGatggaataaaaataactggTTCATGACCACTCTTAGGGATTTGGTATTGAAATCTGGGGAAGAATGGGAAATGTACTTGTGTGTTCAATCTAAGTATGGTGTAAACTCAATCCCTGCTATGTGACAGATACAGGTAGACACTAGAGGTAcaacaaggacactttaaaataaaatcccagaCCGAACGCAGTAgctcacttgagaccaggagttcgagactaccctggtcaacatggtgaaacactgtctctaccaaaaatacaaaacaaaa
This is a stretch of genomic DNA from Papio anubis isolate 15944 chromosome 16, Panubis1.0, whole genome shotgun sequence. It encodes these proteins:
- the LOC110740597 gene encoding LOW QUALITY PROTEIN: tctex1 domain-containing protein 2-like (The sequence of the model RefSeq protein was modified relative to this genomic sequence to represent the inferred CDS: deleted 1 base in 1 codon), whose product is MATSTGVSFLVGDGVPEAEKNSEPENTYILRPVFQQRRFRPSVVKDCIHAVLKEELANAQYSPEEMPQLTKHLSENIKDKLKEMGFDRYKMVVQVVIGEQRGEGVFMASRCFWDADTDNYTHDVFMNDSLFCVVAAFGCFYY